The Quercus robur chromosome 7, dhQueRobu3.1, whole genome shotgun sequence genome has a segment encoding these proteins:
- the LOC126691568 gene encoding uncharacterized protein LOC126691568, translating to MDAMSCVLCKASRSSFTDDIERALRPSRFTRPPFNSYNGKTNPVEHVSHYIQMMSLYTHNDVLMCKVFPSSLGPTALRWFNGLRKGSIHIFAELIQEFNVRFVTYSRVTQPMDTLLSMKMKVGETLRNYASRYWELYNEIGGGNEKITTSIFRMGLLENSELWESLTRKPPEDMRQIMRRIGEYKRLKDDQLQSKGKAPLVNHPRQVDFQPRPRKDLRIQEPEAQMGKVNITFKEPMHNIIDWIKNEPYFMWPNKMGVTRLKGTRT from the coding sequence ATGGATGCCATGAGCTGTGTTTTATGCAAAGCATCTCGATCGTCGTTCACAGACGACATTGAGCGGGCCCTAAGGCCAAGTAGATTTACGcgcccaccattcaattcctataaTGGGAAAACGAACCCGGTGGAGCACGTCAGCCACTATATTCAAATGATGTCGCTATATACACACAATGACGTACTGATGTGCAAGGTATTTCCCTCAAGCCTTGGGCCCACTGCTTTGAGATGGTTTAATGGGTTACGAAAGGGTTCCATCCATATTTTTGCCGAGTTGATCCAAGAATTCAATGTTCGGTTCGTAACCTACAGTCGGGTAACACAACCAATGGACACATTGTTGTCTATGAAGATGAAGGTCGGGGAAACTCTTCGCAATTACGCCAGTCGGTATTGGGAGCTTTACAATGAGATAGGTGGGGGCAACGAGAAGATCACGACAAGTATTTTTAGGATGGGGCTGCTTGAGAACTCTGAACTATGGGAGTCATTGACAAGGAAACCTCCTGAGGATATGAGGCAGATCATGAGGCGTATTGGGGAGTATAAACGCCTCAAAGATGATCAACTACAAAGTAAGGGTAAGGCGCCACTAGTGAATCACCCTCGACAGGTCGATTTCCAGCCAAGGCCCCGAAAGGATTTGAGGATTCAAGAGCCAGAAGCACAGATGGGGAAGGTGAACATAACGTTCAAGGAGCCGATGCACAACATCATAGACTGGATTAAGAACGAACCGTATTTCAtgtggccaaacaagatggggGTGACCCGACTCAAAGGAACCAGAACTTGA